TCTGTGTACTACATTGTAAAGTGCATAGCATTGTATATGCGCTACATAAATGagttgtattattattattattatgtttacctataagcatttttttttcaaaataagaaaaatacaaaaaatgtaaatgtattgtTTATCTGTTAGTAGACATGATAGACATGCCATTGCTGCTATCAATTTTAAATTGGGATTTCTTCTCAGGTCATTTTCTTCTGATTAAAATGTGTTACAATTTGTTTACCAGCTGAAGTTATATAATTACTATTGTACTGTGACAACATTTACACATCACCTTTGATATACAGTGCCAGTGGAGCTGTGGTAAGTAAAACAATTAAAGGTTGTCCTCCAAAGAGGGCAAACAAAATTCCTCCCACAGATTGTGAAATGATTACTTTCTGAACATCTGTAAAAGAATGATGAGTGGAGCAGTCAACATCTAAGTCATCACTAAAGAATGTGACTTGCAAATCACAGTCAATGACAACAAAGTGTAAGCTAATTGATGTGGGTCATAGCTCAGGCTACAAATCTCATTGCAAACTCTCTGTGCTTCTGCACAATAAAATGTGTAAAGTGAACTTGTTAATGATGTGACACTGATCAGTTACTGTGGACCAGCTATCACAACATGttcaataaattcaaaatttttaatgtttctgaCAATATAAATTTTATGAATCACTAAATGAATTGAACTGTAAATGTAAAAACCTACTAGAAAATTCTTAACTACGgtcattaaaaaacaaactattcAACTAGTATTCATACCATTTCTGTCAATTTCTCTGACATAACCCTGCACATAGCATTACCTGTCTCAACAAACCTAGCCAACTTACCAATTTGTCCTTTAGTGTTGCGGCCATTGAGAACACCAAATGCAATAGATGGCAGAATACAGGCAAAGTATAAGAATAGTGTTGTGGAGATCACTTTAGGAATGGTCCTGTGACCTCTTATTCCTATTTAatcataaaattgaaaaaaatacaaataataaaataatcttaaaatgtACTGTCAAAAGAAATAAGGGTCAGCTTGCAAACCATTCtcaaacagtttgaaaattaaattaattccAAGAAAGCCACTCTTCAAAAATTCATTCACATGATACAAGATAAGgccaaaataattaaaacaacattTAGTTTAATCCACTTACAGTCACATTATGATTGATTTAAGACAGAAATGCATTCTTAACACCTGTTACAatactttacaaaaaaatttggataaaGAAGTAATTCACATGAAAGATACAAGGAAgtatttgagaaaaatattccaTGTTTCTGTGGTAATGAATTTGGTACAAACACCTCAACTTACCATCTTTAAAGTCAGATAAATAATGTGGCCATCTCCTTCGAAAGTCGCGTATGACCCCCCTTCCAAATGAGAACAGCTCTGATCTCTGTCAAATTGATGGATAAGGTAAGTACCGGTACTCTGTATGcacaaataataaaacattaTCCGTGCTCCTGAAGTACCTCTACCCTTTTACTccctgagtgaccaagacagaatttctccttacaattttaatacaatatcaagcagataagtgatgagaataaagaaaattatcaactaggagattatcagttgatccaagaccaaattctcagaactaacatcataagaactgtatgaaagacattaaagagaattacttaatatgagatcttgggagtgaaaaggtcaAATGACACATATACAGAGATGCTCTACAAtagagagattaaaaaaagctttttggCGTCTTGGTCAACTGTATACCTTTTCATCATCTCTTTGATGGATAAAGGAGGACTTTGGATGGAGACCAAATTGCCTTCGGGTAGGTTTACGTTTTGACCATGATCGAGAAGAAAGCGTCTCTTTGTGCACTGAGAGTACTTTCTGTAAATGGAAACCATATGATAAAACAATACATGCTGTAGTTTGAACTCTTTATAATAAATGGAGGGCAAACAATCTCTGCAAAGTCAAATTCATTATCATAACTACAGCTTGAACAAACCTTAAATTCCTCCTCTGTTTCAGCTTCAATAAGCAACTGTCTTGTCTCTATGTCAGACAATAATGTTGCAAAAGTTCTTCCTGTTTCCAGTGAGTTCTTTGTGCTTTTCTGAATGGCAtgaaattaagaagaaaaatcTCAACGGGCAACTTTCAAGAAACTACATGTATTCCCAAatcaagggttttttttttaacaataaaatagCTAGTAAAGGAGTATAAgttaaaattataacaaaatggtaaatatctaatattatttatttgttaatttcaCTCTCATTTGCTGAACATTGTAGTATTGTGAGTAGTATTTGCATACTACTCAACCACGCTCCTCATTGACTTTGTATCATCCTCTCACCAATAAACATCACACACATTAATTTATACAGAGGATATTACACAATGCCATATAAGATATTCATTTTATATTGGAGTGGCAAGAACTAAACCTCACTCATTCCTAGCACTCACCCCTAATATAATGTTGAACCCCTAATATAATATTGAACTTCTTGCCATGAATAAAGCAACTAATTAGAAGAATACATTGTCATCTGACTTTGAAATGTTTGCCTTTAACtgtttgacccctaagagtgactggcatctaatttctccctacaatatcacccatgaatcaaacattaaggtatgagaagaaaggaaatgatcacagaCTCAAGAaattcttaattgttaaacaaattctccaggACAGCCTTGACAGAAATGCTTAGAGAACAGAATGAaaagtatgcatactgatgttagggtgtaaagggtgaataTACAGCAACTTACAGCTTTACTAGGAGCAAGCACCAAGACAACCAAATGAGTCTCCTCAAGTGTTCTTCCCAAGTTTACAGGATGTCTCAGCTGCGCAAAGGCCACGTGGCTCTGCTGCACAGATGGTAGTTCTCCCCTATGGTcagtaaatgataaaaaattatttagttacttattcaatttattcatttacaaCATTTGGAAAGGCTGGCCTAGTTCAGCTTTAAGGCTGGTTTAGATAGGGGGctttataaacaataacaaagcCAGACTACAACACTAGGGCTACTTTCCCAACTCTTTACGAGAAGTGCATGGGTTCTTTGATGTCCCCTactaaccagtacagagaaaaTGCAGAACAAGAGGCCTATGGGTTATCATCCTTATCCAAGCAGACTACAACATGTTACCATTTGCAGTTGTTGGAACAAAGGCACAACATtttcctcagttattttaaaaccctGAGTAGTGGTCCTGTCTCAGGCTTGAACCTTTCACCTCTCCCATGGCAGTCTAATGCTCTACACAGTGAGCTAGCTTAGtgcaattaaaaatataaaataataaaccCAAACCATGTTTTACAAACTAAAGGAAGTTTAACCTCACTGATGATCAACTTAATAGAATTTCAATTGCAATTCAACACAGCTGCACTTATGTCCATACTGACTTACAGTGCAATAAGCCAATTCTGAGTTTCTTCCCAGCCTCCACCTTCAGATATTTCTGTTCCTTGGATTATTTTAGCCAAGCAGTGAACTAAAAGAGGAACAATTaaccaaaatttaattaatatacAATATTATCTCTAGGGACACTATCCAATTCAATCTTTAATGTTTAGAAACAAGTATGGTcagaaatttttgtcaatttgCAACTGAAATCACTCTCAACAAGCGACTTTTAATTACAGACATTTTTTAGATcttattgtcaattctccccttcaGTTGTAACACATTCCCTTGTTAAATTGTTACAAGAATcaggtgttagatcaagataacaactatcacctgaaaagtttgagttttctcataacctgtttgttggatagtgtaaggatattataagaagttacatttaaaaatttctgggaattaaagggctAATCAAAGAATGAAATATGTCTAGTTGGTAAAGTACTCAATATTTTTAAGGTTATAATATAACTCCTCACCAGAGTCATGGGTGAAAAATGACAGCCTAGCTTCTTCAAAATCAATGTCTTCTCCACCAATTACAGTGATCAGCTTCTTCAGCATTGCATCAATAATTCCTTGCAGACTTGTCTCATGCAGTCCAAGAAGTAGTGTTGGTCGTTCAAGGAAAGTTTCAACATCCTTAGCTGCCCTGATTTCTGCACAGAAATTTTTTGAAGGGAGTTTCTGcgataaagaaaattgaaagaaatgacgttatatgtatatgaaacaaaaattaaatacagtACTACAACAAAGACACTGTTTTAACCATTTACACTAACGGTGACCAATATCTAGTTTCTCTTCACAATAATTCTGTTGAATCATTCatttaagatcatgagaataaaggaaatgattgccaactaaAGAGCTTctgattgttggacaaattctcctttccaaccccttaggaaatgtatagataacagtatggagaatatacatactgatgtttgggtgtaaagggttaacttatgTGACATCTTGGGGCTAGCTATCCTGGACTGGCCCAACCTTAAGTTTGGTCCCAATACCATGTTGTGGATATCAATGCTAAGGTTAAGCTACTCATTGGCTCATGACAGGACAACAGGGAGAAGCTGCACTCAAGTACCAAGATACAATTGTTCATTCTCTCCTCTAACAGccaaacatttccttgtaaattatttaaaggGATTTGGTGTTAATCTagataacaaattctacctgacAATTTTGAGCATTCTTATTAACTGTTTGccagataatgtatggatatcatgaAGAGAAGACactttttaatcacttctgagagttaaaggattaaaattcataattatcAGTAATCAACTATTGTAAATGATCgttcatttttaaaaaggaTGTgcataaaataaattaaatattcaccTGGTGGCTAGACAGCATTAGGGAAGTATCAGGAACACCATCTTctagattaaaagaaaaaaaaattccttgaaatgaacatttttaaaaccaaGTAAGTAAATTTAAGAAATGTACTCTGAACCAACTCTCTTACACTTTACTTGTTTACAAGATTATCCCATTATTATCATGTAATGCATTGTTAACATTATTCTTAATCCTTTGACTCGTataagtgaccagcatctaatttctccttacaatatctcccctgaatcacatattaaggtcagaagaataaaggaaatgatcaccaacttaagaagctacTGATTGttaaaacaagttctccttgtcagcactttaggaaatatAGGAAGAAcatgcttactgatgttagctcgggtgtagagggttaaaattCAACAAGTGGGCAACAAAAAAGAATACAATCAACTGATATCAACTGAAAAAGGACTTATACACATCAACATATCCAGAATTGAGTGGGTGAGTGAGTAAACAACTTTAATTCTGGCAACTAGGGTAGAATATTAACACCTTACTACTAGAGTTTACCAAACCAGTAAAACACAAATATTCAAAAAGTTAGAAaatgttatttcaatttttgggAGTGTTTGTGATTCCTGCATTATGAGGGTATCAATGTCCACAATCGTACTTTCTACAAGCACTTTTTCAAACAGTATGTAGAACTTCACAGTTACATCAAATCCAGACATAATAAAATGCATAGTTGCCAACAATCCCCAGCATCCTAGCTGgattgttttgataaataaatcaCCTGTTTAATTAAAATGTGAACACACTTAAGTAATTCACAAGATAATCCATTCCTCACAGTGAGGTAACTGTTCTTTAATACACCGTTTCAAAGGAAATCTTAAAAGTGTATTGCACCAACTGATAAAATGAAATCCTAGACAAAACATGCTTTTACACAAAGGCATATATCACATTTAGGCTTTTGAAGAGGAAAGCATATGGCAGTACATATAATatgaagttttcccttttaaatttgtgacattttttaaaatagagtTTACAGGTcacataaatttttcaagaatttgtgTGTGGAAAGGGATTAGGACCCACCCTTTGCTAACCCTCGAAAGCTATGTGAAGTCGTACTAGCAGCTTATCGAGtgaaactaaatatttttttctgattgattgaatgattgTCATGGCTTTTTACCAATACCATGATCGGAATAACCTTTGGGTGGCTGACTATCAGTGAGGTATTGTAAAGGTATCATCCTCTTGTAATGGAGTTAATTCACTTTCTGTTGAGGCCTTTGGAGTAGAATATTACAGCCCTTGTGGCAGTTCTGAGGTTGGGCCAGTTAATTAAATCAAGCTTGTTGCTTGATAAAGATCACATTACTGAAGGTACCATATAACTATGACCATGATCTATACAAGTTCATCACATTTTTGTCACATGAATCtcaatatacaaaaaaaactcttctgacaaagtattcaattttgaaaaaatcttgCTTTACTCAATTAGCGAGGAGAGTTTGTTAACCACGCCAACACTGGCACCACTTGCAAAGAAACAGGCTGATTGAGATACAACCAAGCACACTCGTCGTGTGAAAGAGATAACATAACTGAAAGTAATGACTAATAAACGTGGCCATGATCCACGCATGACCATCACAATAATATCACAAGAATCTTTACAAAGAGCAAAACAGCTTGATAACCCTAAAAACAACTtagggtaaaatttccacacagccccataccacattatgcattcagttcttggatagagaaaacaatgacaaaaacagtaCATTGCCATtggaaaaacagatttgttttacaatagtatgggactgtgcggaaattttacccaactTGGTATCACTAGAGGAGGATGTTTATTCAATTTGTCGGGAAAGTTTGCGAACCTCACCGGCCCTGACACGTACGTACCTCGTGCAAAGAAACATGCATTTCATGACACATTTTCCGCTCATCCACCAATTAAACCCTCCTCTTAATATTTCGTGTGCgggcatttaaaaaaaatgtcttcttACCTTCGACTAAGTATGATTCAACCACTGTCTCGATGTCAAGCCCTTGTCCACTAGAAttcaaattaattatttcaaccGTCTCCATCTCACTTTCATCGTCGTCACAGTTTTTAAAACTCAACATTTCTATCGCCGGCGTCACGTTTCCCTGGCTGTTGTTCAGATCCCTTTCGCCGATATTAGCGATATCACAGCCATCCATAGTCCTTCCTGTGGTGTAATTATTTCCGCCATCTTTTTCAATACCTGTAGGATGACTGAAAGGTCTTTCCATGTTGTTTTATATAACATAAGACTTAACCTTTTTATCAAAACCACTAGCATTGCTCTAAACGTTGTGTTTCAGGCAAGTACAAGGCCGAAAGCACTTTGTATAATAGAGTAACCACGTGCATGGCTCTAGGCTCACTGCCCAACAACTTGTAACGGTttcaaaatgacattttaagATCAGAGAAACTGCCTCATTGTCGGCCAACGAGCATCCTCCATGAAAATAACACCACGCACTTTTTGCCGCCAGTTATCGAATGACAACTAGATAGTGtcctttcctctgattggctatttaTCTGTCTGTAAATTATTTGGAAACAAATGAGCTATTTAtaaaaatctaatttttttttctttctttttttatgctgCCTAAAGTTTACGCCCTATAGTTTATTTCTCTTATAAAACATTCTTCCCCTTTaggcttttttctttctaatgTAAATATACCACATGTATCGATTTTTCCGAGATCCATGCTGCTGTGAACACCGACTATTTCGCGGAGAGAAGATCCCTCAGAGATTTCTCAAAAAACAAGAGTAGCGAAATATTACGAAACTTCCAAGAATTGGGACCCCAAAATTTAATACACTAAGTCTAGGGATTTGCCAGTTTTCttatattttgttaaaaaaggacaaacaaaaaatctgCTCAGCTGTTAACTCTGTGTCTCACCCGTGAACCAAATCTAAAGGATTCAGTGCCTGATTCTTCACGATTTTTTCACAGCATCTTCTGCCTTGCCTCATTCATGACGAAATGCCCTGTGCTTTTCTCGCTATAGGAAATGAACTCGACTGAACTTCAATGTTTCATTACATAGAATTCGTTTACTTCGCGAACtgtttcattgttatttgtATAACGGGAGAGATAACCTATAAAAACAAGTACTTCTTTCAATCATATGCAACTCCATGTCATTGATTGATCGAATATTCGTTTATATATCAATCAAGCCAATAACGTAGGACATTTTTCTGATCTTTTCCCGCCATATTTCATAATGAAATCACTCCttagcaaagaggaaaaaaaactgatattttcagatttttctcTAACTTCGTAAGTTTCATAAGCAAATATGGTTTCGATTTAACGACTCAAAAAGTAAACTAACCAATGTTCACCTACATCTATAACCTTGGAACACTAGTTTTAAATTGACAACGCAGGAAATCTCCTGTTATTGACCAGATATCAAATAAACtaagtaaataaaaaggaaactttaTATTAAAAGTTGTCGCAAATGAAACGCCCAATAAGATAGTAGTTATATTAAAGTTCtcatggcaaccaggtggacaatcagacatggtttgatgctactctggtttccagatttaatgaatgtaaccgaagaagttacaattcatagacccaacgtttcgacactcctgtctagtgccttcatctggaatgatctaaacgctgcaacaagaggtacttttatacgatcactaattagcttccttttttctgacgaggtgtaagtaggcgtcaggaagtaagccgtcatcatcacgatttaaaggagcgtgggcggagtcaatatgccaagcttccaaacaaaggcgctggtggtaacgccgattaatggtgataattttagacttatcccacccagttgtatggttagttaggcacgtgtgctccgataaagctaaattttctttttttgcaaaagaaaaccgctttttgatgctctttcaaacgtgtaccaaactgacgtttggtctgtccgaaAAGAGAAAATACAGTTTTCCAATATGGTTTATCATAACCCACACTTTAAATATTTTcgaaattaacaaatttttagGAACAGATGCAATATGGAAAACATGTCTCAACGAGAGCCCTTCAAGGTTCATCCATATGTTACCGCCAACTACCAACATGTCaagtgaatttttaatttttttttggcatccTTTATTGTGCCAACACGACATCTTCGATTTCTTAGGTCTTCTTTCTAAAAGCTGTGTTTTGTCCACAAAAAGCTGAACTGGATCCAATACTTTGCTTCAAGTATTAGATCAGAGCATTTTGACcattttatttcctcttcatTAAGATTACTAAACTACCGTGCATGTACCCCAGGTAGTCAAGAATCTTTCCTACTCCCACCCCCCAGATGAGTGAGCGTTCTCATGGTTACGTGTGTTTAAAAAGGATCCGggaaatttcaattcaaaatggcggcaatTAGAAGCAGACTGTGAGTAAAGGTTGCCTGAAACAAATAAGTTTTACGGAAATTTATCGTTGAAATgcctgaagaaagaaaagaagatgcAGACGCCTCTATTGCTGGCGAAGAAGAAGGCGAAGAGGAGATTCCGTCGGACATCATGCCACTTTTCTTCACAAGTAAAACCCAAGAAATATTTGGCTGCAAGGGCGACGAGGATGTTACGGAGGAGAACCCGCACAAGTTGATCCCGAAGGAAGCAATCATTCAGGATTTCAAAGACAGGGCAGCTGTCTCAGATTTTCATCCAGccaaacaaattgttttggtaAGTTTCATACCTTTTAGGTGGATGTTGATGGAATCAGTATCCATGTAAACGTTTTGTCCTGCATGTGTTCAGCTTCTGCATCCTCATCTTTTTGCCTGTCAGAACGTGTGTGCTACTCATTCAGGACTTCAACCAGCCaacatttttttacattgtattttgtccctttaacccttaaactttcACGAGTGACCATtacggaatttctccttaccacaTGAATACAAAGACTCAAGACAAGTGATGAGtgtaatgaaaaatataaattattagttatcggttgatccaataccaagtttttttcaactaaCATCCAAGGAAATGTATgatagacagtaaggagaattactagaGACAGATCTTGGCAGTGGAAGGGTTAATAAAATGTCTCCAGGTCTCTCTCATCTTATAGCTTCTTCTGAACATTGCCTTTTTATCATATGTGTAGGACTATGCAGCTGATCAGCTCCTTGTAGTGTATGATCCCATGTTCAAGTATGGTCAAAATTTCTATCTTGCTCTCACTGAAGAGGCTAAGGAGAGGCTTCTTAATGTAAGTGTAAACTTTTATTGACATTTTTCAGGAATAAGATCAAATCAGGAATAAGACCAAATCACTAATCAATTAGTGTACCCCATACTGTAACCAATCATCAGTATcactgaataaagggggtaagtttcttaaaaaactgtggtactgcttcaatgagagagtataacaaggtaatttggtattatcaactgagttgataagttaaatgtaaattggccaccataaagagtttcaaaactgacatttcaagcattagctcTTTTGTCAGAGCATCATCAGAGCTGTCCCATTAATGATTCACTCTCATTAAGgactaatgcttgaaacattagctttgaaactctttatggtggccaatgTTAATTATTGATTTCAAGTTTTTTCCACTCAGAGTTATGGCCTAAGCATGAAGCACACAGGCCTTAAATCcatgcagaaaaaaaacaacgttCCTTTATTTATAGTATGGACTTAAAGATATAGTATATATCATTAAAGCCAGCTAAATGGTactattcaattaaaaaaaaaaggatgcttaaataaatggaaaataatcTTCACAACAAATTTTGTTACTGTCTATCTTGATCTGCATTACTAGTGGAAACTCTGCAAGAACTTTGACAAGAAATTAGATAAACTTGGTTAGTGTAAGATTTCAGCTGTTTCATCCAATtgaataataattgttttatgCTTTTATTTATCCCCAGCCCCCTCAAGATGAAGCACAAGATGGTGAAGCAGAGGAAGGAGATGGAGAAGACCTGATCCTAACACTCAGAAAGTTTCCCAGAACACCACAGCCATGGCAGTCACTTGGAAGTGAAGTTGAAGTGGAAGAAGAAAATGTGATAGAAAACAGACCTAAGGTCAggaagggaaatttttttaataaaatttgtcttttaatgTAACCTCATACACTTTCCTATATGTATTTTCCCTTCAGGTTAAATTTAGAATTTCAAGGAAGAGACGTGAGTTTGGGGTACCTGTGACTTTTGGTGACCGGAATGTGTCTGATGCAAAAGATGGCTTTGTAGAATGTCCTTCATTTGAAGATGATGGATTTAGCTTGCTGAAGAAAGAACTAGACAAAGGCATACAGGTACAAAGTACATTCTGTGTGCATTTGTAGATTTGAATTGACCCACTGTTAGTGAAGTGGAAGTTACTGTCATATGACGAAAAATTATTAAATCCAATTTGAGCTCTTATTTATTGATTACAGCTGTAGCTCATAACAATAGCATATACAGTAGTTTACAGTTATCTGGAtaaattatgctcaaaatttaAACTGTCATTCCTATATATGAATGTCTTGTTATAGGCAGTTCCAGTGTTAACAGATAATGGAAATCAAACAGAATGGTAAGATGCATTGTCTTTAGAACTGAGATTAAATTATGTACACTGTATTTTCAAACATAGATAAAGAAGTTCATTAACTGGTAACCATCTTCAGATTTCTAAAGCCTATGGActtgatattaaaaaaataaacaaatttaaacatgTAATGAAAAGAATTGTATGCATTCAGTTTGACTCAATCTACTTACAGGAGAAAACCACGTAATGCTGTGACACAGTATAGTGCAAGAACTTTGGAAGAGAAGTCCAAAGATGACATCAAAAGAGCAACAACAGACATCATCAGCTTTATTGAAAAAGTCACGCCAAGGTACGCAAAAAGCCAACCCATTATGTCTCAATAAGTCTGTTATTATATTTTGTCTGTCATGCAGTGTTGTCTATACCAGTTGATTCATGTGACCTTgaatgttttgctttgttcttgTTGAGCCTtttgagttttgtttgaatACTGTCCAGTTTCATGATTATTATATGAGCTGATCTGATCAAAATCTTGAATTACCAGTCctacacacatgaaaaaaaaaatgtatcttgCAGCAATTTGTAAGGATTCAACTTGTTTAAAGCAACAGATTTCTCTTTCAGGTTTGAGCTGGCCTTGCAGCAAAATGAGATACTGGATGTGTTCTATGATGATTACTTGTCTCTGGCAGATGATGAAACTACTTTTGGAGCAAAATCAGATAATTATTTGAAGGTTTGTAAAAGTCTTTCAACATTTTAAGATGAGCATAATATAGTTTCACACTTAAAGTTTTGTACTTTAATTAATTAGCTGTATTCCATGCATTCATAGAATTGTTCCCTGATATATGCATTTAGGCTCAATTCAGTAATAATTGCACTATTTTAATAATAAGGTGTAATAAGAGAGGATAGAGttcaatttggtctgtaatcttAGTTGCAGTGATGAACAGAATTGGATTTAATTGGAATTAGTTAATAATGAGCATGATTACAGTCCCTGTTACTCTGACTGAGAGCTTGATGATGTGAAACACTTAAGTGGAGGTACCCTCAAGACCTCAAATGTGAATGCAAATTCCTATCACAGAGCCATGACTCATAACctgttattaatattatttcatttcatccaAATTCAAGTGCTACTTGCACaatatataatattaataataaaatgagGCTGCTGATAACTAATCTCATTCAAGAATCTTTTAATAGTTTTAACAAAATCATTACATTTAGCACAATGGAACTGTGAGTGTAATGAGCACTTACTTACAAATTTTGACAGGAATACCAGTCATTTACTGATCTTCAGTATAGCAAGGAAAAAACAATCACAGACATTCAATGGCATCCAGTTATCAAAGGTAAGTTGATGGTTATTTATGACATTAACAACATTGATAATGAAAACAGAGAGTAAACATCAGAACTGCATGTGGTAACATGTCAATTTTTCATACCTTCATTGTAATAGTGGTCCAACTTTTACCAGTAACATACAGTATGCTTTTCATGTAGTTAAAGTTAAGTTGTGTTTCAACTGTATGTGGTATTCCTTGGTTTTCACAGGAATCATTGCAGTTTCCTGTGGAGAGGGCCTTTCATTTGATGACAGAGTGGATAATTTTTCTCGCATTCTTATGACATCTTCCCTGGTTCTTATTTGGAGTTTTTCAGATCCAATACATCCCCTGGTGAGTatagaaatttttttgcagCACCATTTTATATTCAgttgtaatttacaattttttacaCAATTTAGAACATGATAAATAGTAgcaattgtttttcaatccCTTCCTTTCATTTTGCATTACATACTTTTGTAACAGAGTTAAgccatgaaaataattcttgcCCTTTAACTTGAGAAGTTCCCAAGGGCTAACACCAGATTCAGGagcattttacaaaaaaaagtcaacaatccCTGAGATATCAGAATACTTGTTGTCAAAAACATCTCTATTTTGTAGATATCTCATTTGTATTTCCTCAGCAGTTTTGTGTAACTTTATAGCAATTAATATCTA
This is a stretch of genomic DNA from Pocillopora verrucosa isolate sample1 chromosome 12, ASM3666991v2, whole genome shotgun sequence. It encodes these proteins:
- the LOC131791554 gene encoding solute carrier family 4 member 11 isoform X1 gives rise to the protein MERPFSHPTGIEKDGGNNYTTGRTMDGCDIANIGERDLNNSQGNVTPAIEMLSFKNCDDDESEMETVEIINLNSSGQGLDIETVVESYLVEEDGVPDTSLMLSSHQKLPSKNFCAEIRAAKDVETFLERPTLLLGLHETSLQGIIDAMLKKLITVIGGEDIDFEEARLSFFTHDSVHCLAKIIQGTEISEGGGWEETQNWLIALGELPSVQQSHVAFAQLRHPVNLGRTLEETHLVVLVLAPSKAKSTKNSLETGRTFATLLSDIETRQLLIEAETEEEFKKVLSVHKETLSSRSWSKRKPTRRQFGLHPKSSFIHQRDDEKRSELFSFGRGVIRDFRRRWPHYLSDFKDGIRGHRTIPKVISTTLFLYFACILPSIAFGVLNGRNTKGQIDVQKVIISQSVGGILFALFGGQPLIVLLTTAPLALYIKVIYNIAVDFDLDFFALYSCTGLWNSFFLFVYSTFGLSQIMKWSTRSTEEIFALFISLAFTVDAISSIIKEYSNPHCTSLSSCWNSSSCVVGQAIADNFTHDQVPDVSVCSREGGLSYAVISLGTVWIGVALYNFRKSPFLDAGKREALADYALVVAVLVMSFIASYFVRDIDNYKFESSGTFSFTVAPLHKLTWGAVFAGLGLGFSLSLLFFMDQNISSAMVNNPGNRLKKGSAYHWDLLVVAAVNGFLSIFGLPWVHAALPHSPFHVRALADVEERVDRGHVFEIIVKVRETRLTGFLSSTLIALSLLMLPIPLTLIPTPVLDGLFLFMAVTSLYGNQMFERALLLVTEQAAYPPNHYIRHVPQRKMHLYTALQFLQLGVLCGFGFAPLPYLKMVFPVLLMFILPIRHLLVPKLISSEYLEALDAHL
- the LOC131791554 gene encoding solute carrier family 4 member 11 isoform X2, whose translation is MERPFSHPTGIEKDGGNNYTTGRTMDGCDIANIGERDLNNSQGNVTPAIEMLSFKNCDDDESEMETVEIINLNSSGQGLDIETVVESYLVEDGVPDTSLMLSSHQKLPSKNFCAEIRAAKDVETFLERPTLLLGLHETSLQGIIDAMLKKLITVIGGEDIDFEEARLSFFTHDSVHCLAKIIQGTEISEGGGWEETQNWLIALGELPSVQQSHVAFAQLRHPVNLGRTLEETHLVVLVLAPSKAKSTKNSLETGRTFATLLSDIETRQLLIEAETEEEFKKVLSVHKETLSSRSWSKRKPTRRQFGLHPKSSFIHQRDDEKRSELFSFGRGVIRDFRRRWPHYLSDFKDGIRGHRTIPKVISTTLFLYFACILPSIAFGVLNGRNTKGQIDVQKVIISQSVGGILFALFGGQPLIVLLTTAPLALYIKVIYNIAVDFDLDFFALYSCTGLWNSFFLFVYSTFGLSQIMKWSTRSTEEIFALFISLAFTVDAISSIIKEYSNPHCTSLSSCWNSSSCVVGQAIADNFTHDQVPDVSVCSREGGLSYAVISLGTVWIGVALYNFRKSPFLDAGKREALADYALVVAVLVMSFIASYFVRDIDNYKFESSGTFSFTVAPLHKLTWGAVFAGLGLGFSLSLLFFMDQNISSAMVNNPGNRLKKGSAYHWDLLVVAAVNGFLSIFGLPWVHAALPHSPFHVRALADVEERVDRGHVFEIIVKVRETRLTGFLSSTLIALSLLMLPIPLTLIPTPVLDGLFLFMAVTSLYGNQMFERALLLVTEQAAYPPNHYIRHVPQRKMHLYTALQFLQLGVLCGFGFAPLPYLKMVFPVLLMFILPIRHLLVPKLISSEYLEALDAHL